From a single Sphingobium lignivorans genomic region:
- the ssb gene encoding single-stranded DNA-binding protein, with protein MAGSVNKVILVGNLGADPEVKSFSNGGRICNIRIATSDNWTDRQSGERRERTEWHNVVIRSDGLIGIAEKYLRKGKKVYIEGSLQTRKWQDQNGQDRYTTEIVLSGPGAVMTMLDGGPGGGSGEGGGRRNEGWGAGGDDMGGGFGGGAGARSSGGARPASGASPFNDGFDDDEIPF; from the coding sequence ATGGCAGGCAGCGTCAACAAGGTCATTCTCGTCGGAAATCTCGGCGCCGATCCGGAAGTGAAGAGCTTCTCCAACGGCGGGCGCATCTGCAACATCCGCATTGCCACGTCGGACAACTGGACCGATCGCCAGAGCGGCGAGCGGCGCGAGCGCACCGAGTGGCACAATGTCGTGATCCGGTCGGACGGACTCATCGGCATCGCCGAGAAGTATCTGCGCAAGGGCAAGAAGGTCTATATCGAAGGCTCGCTGCAGACCCGCAAGTGGCAGGACCAGAACGGACAGGATCGCTACACGACCGAGATCGTCCTGTCCGGCCCCGGCGCGGTCATGACCATGCTGGACGGCGGCCCTGGCGGGGGCAGCGGCGAAGGTGGCGGCCGGCGCAACGAAGGCTGGGGCGCTGGCGGCGATGACATGGGCGGCGGTTTCGGCGGCGGCGCGGGCGCGCGTTCGTCCGGCGGGGCCCGCCCGGCCTCTGGCGCGAGCCCATTCAACGACGGCTTCGACGACGACGAAATTCCCTTCTGA
- a CDS encoding S8 family peptidase, with the protein MTRWPRRGTIPALILALSACGGGGSINSTPAPAPSPLPTPAPTTAPTPAPSPTPTPAASFDTAEYRQSSGPSHHGGITAYAAGASGAGVTVAVLDSGLSDPAGEFTGRISAASRGFGSNTSYADVEGHGTAVSAVLAAGRNDRHIMGMAWGATLMALRTDDQSNCSDSGCTHPTSAIASAIDHAWQNGARVINISLGGGTAPGQLLQAVSRATAAGTIIVVAAGNNLEGEAPLVSPDALAQSFADPAYARGLVIIASSVNENDTVSGFSAGVFGFETVSLAALGNRVRTIDHEGVDYLYTGTSLAAPQISGAAALLAQAFPNLSGRQIVDLLLSTARDVGAPGADARYGRGILDVAAAFAPQGQLRVAGTGLAVTPGANSALSAPMGDVTGAALGTVALDALARAYRVDLSPGFLRRGSMHSLGAALDQHARHVTMGSEALALSLNVAPVMGSLSSAGSSLLDVERGRQSRLLSGVLEARFSTDMAMTLGLRTGFSALATRARGGAAPTFLMADHGFDAQRGDLRPAGAMMLSRRLGEGFSLTGGFETGHVGAPVHRPGVTDPVATRPAPYHAVSMTIGMERSAAALSAGLTLMDEPASALGARFDPLLGGQSARTLFARLGGSMRVAPQLTLSANWQHGWTHAAAGGLLTRGGQLASESWSIDLARRNLFASDDLLGIRIAQPLRVVASRFDLALPDQWDWETQVATSRVVPLDLAPGGRERNHELSYARSVGPGWLGANLFLREQGGNIAAMPDDLGLALRWSARF; encoded by the coding sequence ATGACGCGCTGGCCGCGACGGGGAACCATTCCGGCACTTATACTGGCCCTTTCCGCCTGTGGCGGTGGCGGCAGCATCAATTCGACGCCGGCGCCGGCGCCTTCTCCCTTGCCGACGCCTGCCCCGACGACTGCGCCAACACCCGCACCTTCGCCAACGCCCACACCGGCCGCCAGCTTCGACACCGCGGAGTATCGGCAGTCCAGCGGGCCGTCCCATCATGGCGGGATAACGGCTTATGCCGCAGGTGCCTCGGGCGCAGGCGTCACGGTGGCAGTCCTGGACAGTGGCCTCTCCGATCCTGCCGGCGAGTTCACCGGTCGCATCAGCGCCGCCTCGCGGGGCTTTGGCAGCAACACGAGCTATGCGGACGTCGAGGGGCACGGCACCGCGGTCTCGGCCGTCCTCGCCGCCGGACGCAATGACCGGCACATCATGGGCATGGCCTGGGGCGCGACGCTCATGGCCTTGCGCACGGACGACCAAAGCAATTGCAGCGACAGCGGCTGCACGCACCCTACCAGCGCAATCGCCAGCGCCATCGATCACGCATGGCAAAACGGCGCCCGGGTCATCAACATCTCGCTCGGCGGGGGGACGGCCCCCGGCCAGCTGCTGCAGGCAGTGAGCCGCGCCACGGCGGCCGGCACTATCATCGTCGTTGCCGCCGGCAACAATCTCGAGGGCGAAGCGCCGCTGGTCTCGCCGGACGCCCTCGCGCAATCCTTCGCTGATCCCGCTTATGCTCGCGGACTGGTCATCATCGCTTCGTCCGTGAACGAGAATGACACGGTGAGCGGCTTCTCGGCAGGCGTTTTCGGCTTCGAAACGGTGAGCCTCGCCGCGCTGGGCAATCGCGTGCGCACCATCGATCATGAGGGCGTGGACTATCTCTATACCGGCACGTCGCTGGCCGCGCCGCAGATATCGGGTGCCGCGGCGCTGCTGGCACAGGCCTTCCCCAATCTCTCCGGCAGGCAGATCGTGGATCTGCTGCTCTCGACGGCACGGGACGTCGGCGCGCCCGGCGCGGACGCGCGCTATGGCAGGGGCATTCTCGACGTGGCGGCGGCGTTCGCGCCGCAGGGGCAGCTTCGCGTCGCCGGCACTGGCCTCGCCGTCACGCCCGGCGCGAACAGCGCGCTCTCCGCGCCCATGGGTGACGTGACCGGCGCAGCGCTCGGCACCGTCGCGCTCGATGCTCTGGCGCGCGCCTACCGGGTCGATCTCTCGCCGGGCTTCCTGCGGCGAGGGTCCATGCACTCACTCGGCGCCGCGCTCGACCAGCATGCGCGCCATGTCACAATGGGGAGCGAGGCGCTGGCCCTCTCGCTGAACGTGGCGCCGGTCATGGGAAGCCTGTCTTCCGCCGGATCATCGCTTCTGGATGTGGAGCGCGGGCGCCAATCCCGCCTTCTCTCCGGCGTCCTGGAAGCCCGCTTTTCCACCGACATGGCCATGACGCTCGGCTTGCGAACCGGCTTCTCCGCGCTTGCAACGCGCGCGCGGGGCGGCGCTGCACCCACGTTCCTCATGGCCGACCATGGCTTCGATGCGCAGCGCGGAGATTTGCGGCCGGCAGGCGCCATGATGCTCTCCCGCAGGCTGGGCGAAGGCTTCAGCCTGACAGGCGGCTTTGAGACCGGCCATGTCGGCGCGCCTGTGCATCGGCCCGGCGTGACCGACCCGGTGGCGACGCGCCCTGCTCCTTATCATGCCGTCAGCATGACGATCGGAATGGAGCGGAGCGCGGCCGCCCTTTCTGCTGGCCTGACTCTCATGGACGAACCGGCAAGCGCGCTTGGCGCCCGGTTCGATCCGCTACTCGGCGGCCAGTCCGCTCGCACGCTGTTCGCGAGGCTCGGCGGATCGATGCGAGTCGCGCCGCAACTGACCCTTTCGGCCAACTGGCAACATGGCTGGACGCATGCGGCCGCCGGCGGCCTGCTCACCCGGGGCGGCCAACTCGCCAGCGAAAGCTGGTCAATCGACCTTGCCCGCCGCAATCTCTTCGCGTCGGACGATTTACTGGGCATCCGCATCGCGCAGCCGCTGCGCGTCGTTGCCAGCCGTTTCGATCTCGCCCTGCCAGACCAGTGGGACTGGGAAACGCAGGTCGCCACCAGCCGCGTGGTGCCGCTCGACCTCGCGCCGGGTGGCCGGGAACGCAATCACGAGCTGAGCTATGCGCGATCCGTCGGCCCCGGCTGGCTGGGCGCCAATCTTTTCCTGCGGGAACAAGGCGGCAATATCGCCGCGATGCCGGACGACCTGGGGCTCGCGCTGCGCTGGTCCGCGCGCTTCTGA